In Methanofastidiosum sp., the genomic stretch TTATATCCTCAATCTGAGTTTTTATGGAGTCAATAATTTTCTTTCTTAAGAATAGGCAGTCTGTAGATATCTCTTTTCTAATTTTTGGAAGTATTTCGTCGTTACATTCGTCTTTATACTGTTCTATCTTGAGAGAGATATAATTCAATTCTTTTTTTAGAGCTGAAACATCAACCCCTTGATCCTCTAGCTTCTTTATTGATAAATTAAATTGAGAAAGGGTCTCCAATATCTCATTTAATCCTGAATTTTTTATTTCCATACCTAATCATGCCTTAATACATTAAGTGGTCCGATCTTGGATATATTGCACACAGGTATAATTCTATATAGAGATTATGTAATATAATAACACTACAAAGTAATGAAACAATGTTACATTAAAAGCTTATTGATGGTTAAAAATAAAAAAATGTAAAAAAGAAAACTATTATTTAAGTGAATGATTACTTCTGTTCAATTTCGACGACTTCAGCTATTGGGGCATTCTTTTTGACACTTTCAATGCCGTTAAGACATGCTCTCTTTGTGGTGTAACCTTCGCCTGTTGCAATTATTTCCCCATTTCCAGCTTTTAATCTAAATCGAAATTGTTTTTTT encodes the following:
- a CDS encoding YegP family protein — protein: MAAKFEVYTDAKKQFRFRLKAGNGEIIATGEGYTTKRACLNGIESVKKNAPIAEVVEIEQK